GTTCCAATCTTCGTCAAAAAACAACTCGTACTGATACGTCTTGGGATTCAGAAACTTATCCAAAAACAACTCCATCAAATTCCGGAGTTGAGTATAGACACGTTGGTCTTGAGTCACCTTATAGAGGTTAGAATAAGCCTCCAGTACATGTAGATGTGTATTCATGGTTTTGGCCTCATTGGCATCCTTGTCACTCAGACGTAGATCGTCGAGTAGATTCCATTCGCGATCAAACGCCTCGAAATAGCCATTGCTCACCGTGTCAAAACTATAACGCTCAATGGCATCAAACAAGTCCATCGCCGTATCCCTGGCCCTGGGATCCTGCGACACCTTGTAATACTCAGACAAGCCGTAGATGGCAAATGCCTGGGCGTAGATTTGTTTCTTGGTATCGAGTGGTTGTCCCATATGATCCAGCATCCAGTACATCCCTCCAGACTCGTGATCCATGAACCGTTCGACCAAATAATCGTAAGCTCGAGTAGCGTAGACCTCATACTCTCCCTCTCCCAAGGTCTGATAGGCAGCCGAAAAAGCCCATAATATCCGACTATTGAGCACCAAGCCTTTGCCCGCTGACTCATCGATACGATCTTGCGCATCGATTCTGCCCAGATACCCCCCATGGACAGCATCCACCATGTCTCTCATCCAATAGGCAAGAATAGCCTTCAACTCCTCGGTACACGCTATTTTATTGAATTCCTTCATTTTCGCATCAATGTCTAATGATCAGTTGTAGACGCTCTACAATCTCCCCATTTTGGAAAACCATCATATAATGTCCATCACTCAGCCCAGATACGTCTACAGTATCTGCCTGCTGCGGCCACTCACCTACAGATCGACCCGTCATATCGTACACCGCCAAATCTACAAATCTGCCTCCCAATACGCGCACCCGATCACGGGCTGGGTTGGGGTACAATTGTAATGCCCCACTCTCCTGTCTGATATCCAACACGGGTTCTTCGGGTTCTTCGACCTCTTCTACTTCCTCTCTCACGAGGACGTTGTACTCCTCGTCTAGCGTGAGTACACGCCAGTGCGCATACATAGCCTGTATGTGCTCGTCCGAGTTTTGCTCGAAGACCAAGTCGCTCCATGACATGAACATCGACCAGGGTGCGTGGTGTCTAAAAGTCGTGCTAATGTCAGGAATGGGGCCATTTTCGGTCATAGCGATCATTTTCTTTCCCTCTGTGATGCGATACAACTGATCGTACATTTGGGTTCGTGAGACATAGTTGAAGCCTCCAGGGTAGGAGTCATACCCGATGATATCGACGGTCTCATTGCCAGGATACCAATCCTCCTCTGGTG
The DNA window shown above is from Reichenbachiella sp. 5M10 and carries:
- a CDS encoding AGE family epimerase/isomerase: MKEFNKIACTEELKAILAYWMRDMVDAVHGGYLGRIDAQDRIDESAGKGLVLNSRILWAFSAAYQTLGEGEYEVYATRAYDYLVERFMDHESGGMYWMLDHMGQPLDTKKQIYAQAFAIYGLSEYYKVSQDPRARDTAMDLFDAIERYSFDTVSNGYFEAFDREWNLLDDLRLSDKDANEAKTMNTHLHVLEAYSNLYKVTQDQRVYTQLRNLMELFLDKFLNPKTYQYELFFDEDWNLKSNEISYGHDIETAWLLYEAAATLEDEDLLERTGVLAVQTVEATLPFFDTDGALFNAGVPGQIEDKDKHWWPQAEALVGLVNAYQLSGREIFWAQAKKCWGFIQQQLIDRHHGEWIWGIYADGSQMQEDKAGPWKCPYHNGRAMIEMIKRLD